In Chitinivibrionia bacterium, the following are encoded in one genomic region:
- a CDS encoding glycosyl hydrolase family 8, giving the protein MKKIYLAAFLAATLFFLGCVEDPLVPVERPKLPTDTTALKPFPQAGLFSINGIRPNRTQELMNSDVIAVYRRYRDRYLGSAQGSNGQILHFINATGTSGTGTVTISEAHGYAMLIFALMAGSEGFGDEKEIFDGLNRLRRTNPSTADNRLMSWTVYASDLSTNTGRSNAATDGCLDMAYALLLAYRQWGEQSYLNDARNVIRGLRESTMHLNNATHRTKLGDWHSWDWGNRQPSATATNTTSRTSDWRPSHFRAFAEVDDAGFWLAAADTVYALLGQVSHPITGLMPDFIIGVNLARAVSNENRFNFGGRILPGDSIPDRNDAGNENWPSHFEALVSGEHNWGRFAMNAARTPWFIAKDYLHHGTPAAKNQLSRITSHFGIGGMTASGYTLEGDVITTAISTSCQLDSFVRPGCAGYTSWSPIFAAPFASAAAASGNQSFVSSAYNAISGVSVANNEYAMAIQLLNMLLITGNWWIP; this is encoded by the coding sequence ATGAAAAAAATCTATTTAGCGGCATTTTTAGCGGCAACGCTGTTTTTTCTCGGTTGCGTCGAGGATCCGTTGGTTCCCGTTGAAAGACCAAAACTTCCGACGGATACAACGGCGTTAAAGCCTTTTCCGCAAGCAGGTCTGTTCTCTATAAACGGCATAAGACCGAACAGAACGCAAGAGTTAATGAATAGTGATGTTATTGCCGTGTATCGCAGATACAGAGACAGATATTTGGGATCCGCGCAAGGAAGCAACGGTCAAATACTGCATTTTATAAACGCTACAGGAACAAGCGGGACAGGAACTGTTACAATTTCGGAAGCACACGGATATGCAATGCTTATTTTTGCGTTAATGGCAGGTTCGGAAGGCTTTGGCGATGAAAAAGAAATTTTTGATGGACTTAACAGATTAAGAAGAACAAATCCTTCGACTGCGGATAATCGCTTGATGTCTTGGACGGTATATGCCTCAGATTTAAGCACAAATACAGGCAGAAGCAATGCTGCTACCGACGGTTGCTTGGATATGGCTTATGCACTTCTTTTGGCTTATAGGCAATGGGGGGAGCAATCGTATTTGAATGACGCTCGAAATGTTATCAGAGGGCTTAGAGAATCGACAATGCACCTGAATAATGCTACACACAGAACCAAACTCGGCGACTGGCATAGCTGGGATTGGGGCAATCGTCAACCTTCTGCTACCGCTACTAATACAACTTCAAGAACTTCGGATTGGCGACCGTCGCATTTTAGAGCGTTTGCCGAAGTTGATGACGCAGGTTTTTGGCTTGCGGCGGCTGATACGGTTTATGCGCTTTTAGGGCAAGTGTCCCACCCGATAACAGGTCTTATGCCTGATTTTATTATAGGCGTTAATCTCGCAAGAGCGGTTAGCAACGAAAACCGTTTTAATTTTGGAGGACGGATACTTCCAGGCGATTCAATACCTGACCGTAATGATGCCGGAAATGAGAATTGGCCCTCTCATTTTGAAGCGTTGGTAAGTGGCGAACATAATTGGGGACGGTTCGCAATGAATGCTGCCAGAACTCCTTGGTTTATAGCAAAAGATTACTTACACCACGGAACGCCTGCTGCGAAAAATCAACTTTCTCGGATAACAAGTCATTTCGGAATAGGAGGTATGACCGCTTCAGGGTACACGCTAGAGGGCGATGTAATTACTACCGCTATTTCTACTAGTTGCCAGCTCGATAGTTTTGTTCGTCCCGGTTGCGCAGGATACACTTCTTGGTCGCCGATATTTGCGGCACCATTTGCTTCAGCAGCGGCGGCAAGCGGCAATCAAAGTTTTGTGAGCAGTGCTTACAATGCTATCAGCGGCGTAAGCGTGGCAAATAATGAATATGCTATGGCGATTCAACTTTTGAATATGCTTCTCATAACAGGAAATTGGTGGATACCATAA
- a CDS encoding right-handed parallel beta-helix repeat-containing protein: MAKISVLATFFVVSVCFARTVIDGEVITTNTWWRAENSPYILTNDVVVAPQARLVIEAGVEVLIERPIRIPEGIEQLDNLDSQTVSIKVFGALHALGTPTRPIVFRGLNVEEGNQFTHWYGIVIRSARTQDMVIGYATISSAAHGIRVIGGQPLIRNVLFTFNNIGVRVEDRSTARIAHSVFSQNFLTGIRVYNSNPLIYNSILVNNNMTGLWGDSHARIDFRHNLLFDNGRDFSLTDPLFGRNDRVNSNGDSTDFKGNMVMEPIFLGSFAEAAVRKEGRRAERRAASYNIMESISADDVRRRFFLSPFSPAIDAGVSDRVFREIDGSLPDLGIWGGPETLRF; this comes from the coding sequence ATGGCAAAAATTAGTGTTTTAGCGACGTTTTTTGTAGTCAGCGTTTGCTTTGCCCGTACGGTTATCGACGGGGAAGTAATAACTACAAATACTTGGTGGAGAGCGGAAAATAGTCCGTATATTCTTACCAACGACGTTGTTGTAGCGCCTCAAGCGCGCCTTGTAATTGAGGCTGGCGTAGAAGTCTTGATAGAACGTCCCATAAGAATTCCCGAAGGCATAGAGCAGTTGGACAACCTTGACTCGCAAACCGTGTCAATAAAAGTTTTTGGAGCTTTACACGCGCTTGGAACACCGACGCGTCCCATTGTTTTCAGAGGGCTGAACGTTGAAGAGGGAAATCAATTTACGCATTGGTACGGAATAGTAATAAGGTCGGCAAGAACGCAGGATATGGTTATCGGATACGCGACAATTTCTTCGGCGGCGCACGGAATTCGTGTTATCGGCGGACAGCCGCTTATCAGAAACGTTCTTTTTACGTTTAACAATATCGGCGTTCGCGTAGAAGACCGTTCCACTGCTCGTATAGCGCACAGCGTTTTCTCCCAAAATTTTTTGACGGGAATTCGAGTTTACAATTCCAATCCGCTTATCTACAATTCCATTTTGGTAAACAATAATATGACAGGACTTTGGGGCGACAGCCACGCCCGAATTGATTTCAGGCACAATTTGCTTTTCGATAACGGGCGGGATTTTTCTTTGACTGACCCCTTGTTCGGCAGAAACGACAGAGTAAATTCAAACGGCGATTCCACTGATTTTAAGGGAAATATGGTTATGGAGCCGATATTTCTTGGGTCGTTTGCCGAAGCGGCAGTAAGAAAAGAGGGCAGAAGAGCCGAAAGAAGAGCCGCCTCCTACAATATTATGGAAAGCATTAGCGCGGACGACGTACGCAGACGTTTCTTTTTGTCGCCGTTTTCGCCTGCAATCGATGCAGGGGTGAGCGACAGAGTGTTTCGTGAAATCGACGGAAGTCTTCCCGATTTGGGAATTTGGGGCGGTCCCGAAACCCTTCGTTTTTAA
- a CDS encoding DEAD/DEAH box helicase, translated as MKFDEYKISDEIKRNLENSGFKKPTDIQYKCIPSILAGEDVLAVAQTGTGKTAAFAIPLIDLIDRHKKNKRSDGIKCIVMCPTRELAKQTGSVFSKLAKHTNLVSFALYGGVEQEKQAAKLQKGIDVLIATPGRMFDLISQGIIDVLAVRYFVLDEADKMLKLGFYDDLEYIKKMLKQRHQTMFFSATIDDEIKKLAYSQVKGDAIRIQVSPKDPVSKNVKHGVLFVKQEEKRFYLLDFIVENSSAKIICFARTKLRVERVQKFLEKNNVACTIFHSGLAQTEREKNLEDFRENRFKILIATDISARGIDIPNVSNVINYDLPEVAENYVHRIGRTGRGDKRGEAISFCCEEEETLLKDIENYTGYEINRVSVNEETRQKAEICALNDNKTLQQMILSEEATAAAIRKKRRK; from the coding sequence ATGAAATTCGACGAATATAAAATCTCTGATGAAATTAAGAGAAATCTCGAAAACTCGGGATTTAAAAAACCAACCGATATTCAATACAAATGTATTCCGTCGATTTTGGCGGGCGAGGATGTTTTGGCGGTTGCGCAAACCGGCACCGGGAAAACCGCGGCGTTCGCAATTCCTTTGATAGACCTTATCGACAGACACAAAAAAAACAAACGTTCCGATGGAATAAAATGTATTGTAATGTGCCCTACAAGGGAGCTTGCGAAGCAGACGGGAAGCGTTTTTTCAAAACTTGCAAAGCATACCAACCTTGTCAGTTTCGCCCTTTACGGCGGCGTTGAGCAAGAGAAACAAGCGGCAAAACTCCAAAAAGGAATAGATGTGCTGATTGCCACTCCGGGGAGAATGTTCGACCTTATTTCGCAGGGAATAATCGACGTTTTGGCAGTGCGATATTTCGTTTTGGACGAAGCGGACAAGATGCTGAAACTGGGTTTTTATGACGATTTGGAATATATAAAAAAAATGCTGAAACAGCGGCATCAAACAATGTTCTTTTCGGCGACAATCGATGACGAAATAAAAAAATTGGCATACTCGCAAGTGAAAGGCGACGCAATACGAATACAAGTTTCGCCCAAAGACCCTGTTTCAAAAAACGTAAAACACGGCGTTTTATTTGTGAAACAGGAAGAAAAAAGATTTTATCTGCTTGACTTTATTGTGGAAAATTCGTCTGCAAAAATCATCTGTTTTGCGCGAACAAAACTGAGAGTGGAACGCGTACAAAAATTCTTGGAGAAAAACAATGTTGCCTGCACAATTTTTCACAGCGGGCTTGCACAAACCGAACGGGAGAAAAATCTCGAAGATTTTCGCGAAAATCGCTTTAAAATACTTATAGCAACAGATATTTCAGCGCGAGGAATTGATATTCCCAACGTCAGCAATGTAATAAATTATGACTTGCCCGAAGTTGCCGAAAATTACGTCCATCGAATTGGTCGCACGGGTCGCGGGGACAAAAGGGGAGAGGCGATTTCCTTTTGCTGTGAAGAAGAAGAGACTTTGCTTAAAGATATAGAAAATTATACGGGCTATGAAATAAACAGGGTTTCGGTAAACGAAGAAACAAGACAAAAAGCGGAAATTTGCGCGTTGAACGATAACAAAACTCTGCAACAAATGATTTTATCGGAAGAGGCGACTGCCGCCGCAATAAGGAAGAAACGTCGTAAATAA
- the ligA gene encoding NAD-dependent DNA ligase LigA yields MSCDRLNELYNKINECDLSYYGKGISFISDFEYDKLYKEMLDLEEKFPLFVSPNSPSARVGNDLTGGFVKAAHKYPMMSIDNSYDEDEVRQWLNRLYELCKTEEISVCGEMKIDGVSCSLIYEDGKLVRALTRGDGQKGDDITANVRAIKSIPLEIKGNGNFEIRGEMYMKFDDFEALNRQMEEEGKPPFANPRNTTSGTMKSLSPKEVAKRKISFFAYYLLDGSVFDTQVEHLQKLSEFGFSVVEHSAALKNYDEIIGFINDYREKRKHFNYPIDGIVFKLNELNLYEKVGKTSKSPRWAMAFKYEAEQAQTKITSIDLQVGRTGVITPVARFEAIELSGTRVSNASLHNFDEIERLEVDVGAVVKVEKSGEIIPKVIEVVQKTGTVFATPKICPACACELVKIDDEVAIRCLNRDCPAKKAAHFEWFVSKHAMNIDGMGPAVIEQLLNKNLVSDFADIFALNQDNFLKLEGFKEKLAKNVYSAIQSAKNAGLSRVLSAVGIPLVGNQTAKLIAQNFRNYENLQNAKTDDLLKIDMIGEEIAKSVVEFFADEKNRQLFRKLAECGVVLEEEVAQNSGKLNGKTIVLTGTLSKFTRDEATAILEKHGAKVAGSVSKKTALVVAGENAGSKLDKAQELGIEVKGEEYLEELTAE; encoded by the coding sequence ATGTCGTGTGATAGATTAAACGAACTTTACAATAAAATTAACGAATGCGATTTATCGTATTACGGCAAAGGAATTTCATTCATTTCGGATTTTGAGTACGACAAACTTTACAAAGAAATGCTTGATTTGGAAGAAAAATTCCCACTGTTCGTCAGCCCAAATTCACCAAGCGCAAGAGTTGGAAACGACTTAACAGGCGGATTTGTAAAAGCAGCGCATAAATACCCGATGATGAGCATAGACAATTCCTACGATGAAGACGAAGTCCGACAATGGCTGAACCGCCTCTACGAATTGTGCAAAACAGAAGAAATTTCTGTATGCGGCGAAATGAAAATTGACGGCGTTTCCTGTTCGCTCATTTACGAAGACGGCAAACTCGTACGGGCATTAACACGCGGCGACGGACAAAAAGGCGACGACATTACAGCAAACGTTCGCGCAATAAAAAGTATACCACTCGAAATAAAAGGCAACGGTAATTTTGAAATTCGCGGCGAAATGTATATGAAATTCGACGATTTTGAAGCATTGAACAGGCAGATGGAAGAAGAAGGGAAACCGCCTTTCGCAAATCCCCGAAATACCACTTCGGGAACAATGAAATCCCTTTCTCCCAAAGAAGTAGCAAAGCGCAAAATTTCTTTTTTTGCGTATTATCTGCTTGACGGCTCAGTTTTCGACACCCAAGTAGAGCATTTGCAAAAATTATCGGAATTCGGTTTTTCTGTCGTCGAACACAGCGCCGCGCTCAAAAATTACGACGAAATAATAGGTTTCATCAACGATTATCGCGAAAAACGGAAGCATTTTAATTATCCGATAGACGGAATTGTATTTAAGTTGAACGAATTAAACCTTTACGAAAAGGTCGGAAAAACCTCAAAATCGCCAAGGTGGGCTATGGCGTTTAAGTACGAAGCCGAGCAAGCGCAAACAAAAATCACAAGCATTGATTTGCAGGTCGGTCGCACAGGAGTAATTACGCCTGTCGCACGATTTGAGGCGATTGAACTTTCGGGAACGCGGGTCAGCAACGCTTCTTTGCACAATTTTGACGAAATAGAGCGGCTTGAAGTCGATGTAGGCGCGGTAGTCAAAGTAGAAAAAAGCGGTGAAATTATTCCGAAGGTAATAGAAGTCGTGCAGAAAACAGGAACAGTTTTTGCAACACCGAAAATTTGCCCTGCTTGCGCTTGCGAATTAGTGAAAATTGACGACGAAGTGGCTATTCGTTGCCTAAACCGAGATTGCCCTGCAAAAAAAGCGGCACATTTTGAGTGGTTTGTTTCCAAACACGCTATGAATATCGACGGAATGGGACCTGCGGTAATTGAGCAACTTTTAAACAAAAACTTGGTGAGCGACTTTGCGGACATATTTGCCCTTAATCAAGACAATTTCCTTAAGCTCGAAGGATTTAAGGAAAAGTTGGCGAAAAATGTGTATTCGGCAATTCAATCAGCAAAAAACGCTGGGCTTTCACGCGTACTTTCGGCGGTTGGTATTCCGCTTGTGGGCAACCAAACAGCAAAACTTATAGCGCAAAATTTCAGAAATTACGAAAATCTGCAAAACGCAAAAACAGATGACTTACTGAAAATAGATATGATAGGCGAAGAAATTGCAAAATCCGTCGTCGAATTTTTTGCAGACGAAAAAAACCGACAACTTTTCAGAAAATTAGCGGAATGCGGCGTTGTGCTTGAAGAAGAGGTTGCGCAAAATTCCGGGAAACTGAACGGAAAAACAATCGTTTTGACTGGAACGCTGAGCAAATTCACTCGCGATGAAGCGACGGCAATCCTCGAAAAGCACGGTGCAAAAGTCGCGGGAAGTGTAAGCAAAAAAACAGCACTGGTTGTTGCAGGCGAAAACGCAGGAAGCAAGCTCGACAAAGCGCAAGAACTCGGAATTGAAGTAAAAGGCGAGGAATATTTGGAGGAATTAACTGCCGAATAA
- a CDS encoding SoxR reducing system RseC family protein has translation MFKISSRAGKVLLVERDRVKVDLFSKNLPSECASRGCGACKTNSPQIEKYYPKSFFYDGVLVGDLIKVETRLIEDGFAAAILFLTPIFFATIAYYLATLYGMSGESLAAIVSSILGGIFGFAVVVVFDKIFSKLNPPQIFKE, from the coding sequence ATGTTCAAAATTTCATCAAGAGCAGGCAAAGTTTTACTTGTAGAAAGAGACAGAGTTAAAGTAGATTTGTTTTCAAAAAATCTGCCGTCCGAGTGTGCCTCAAGAGGTTGCGGGGCGTGTAAAACAAATTCGCCTCAAATCGAAAAATATTATCCCAAATCTTTTTTTTATGACGGAGTTTTGGTCGGCGACCTCATAAAAGTCGAAACTCGTCTAATAGAAGACGGTTTTGCCGCGGCAATTTTATTTTTAACTCCGATTTTTTTTGCGACAATCGCGTATTACTTGGCAACTTTATACGGAATGTCCGGTGAAAGTTTAGCGGCGATTGTCTCTTCAATTTTGGGCGGAATATTTGGTTTCGCCGTTGTTGTCGTTTTCGATAAAATATTTTCTAAATTAAATCCGCCACAAATTTTTAAGGAGTAA
- a CDS encoding ABC transporter substrate-binding protein yields MGITERKKNMRKYGTAAFLLLIAVAISSALDGCAATGKASTQIVKSSFPRHETLYVGGFQWDTPGDFNPLSMRPSFPVSGNINLVYETLFSFNALTNSLSPILGTRYEFSGAVLTVELNENARWNDGVPLTVEDVIYTFYLHKRYPTNLSSHWRFIDTVYTRQNSIRFRMNRNFYNPLVMRDIITSTQILPKHVFEWVEAAAIMDVETSDAEVILARIRQNMMSRNVVSSGPYKIHSYAENLIALERDDNYWGNETLHNGRLPAPRFIVHPTYASNDDFSRAFEAGYLDVSQTFFAQNRANQVKQDIDAENGIGALYVPGAITALVVNFGEASEQFSPNPVLRSAEFRRALAWAINYEKIRTLALGGNIPAISSGFIINEGNESLFFSEEDVELYRINHNLDTARQILDAAGFTLSENGNLFAPDGKIIESISITLPRGWTDWEQAALIIVENLREIGVLVQVNLVREREYWHNLSMGFFDLIIYTPRPEQSASLPWSRFDATLNSQDLAPLGVAVWSNHGRFMNERISYLLRTIPPMRDTLQMKNAYRELNRLFMAELPVIPIMYRPKQFKQFSTEYWGISETDETSRSAALNLITAGNIKGLWEIAPKLR; encoded by the coding sequence ATGGGAATAACAGAAAGGAAAAAAAATATGCGAAAATACGGAACTGCGGCGTTTTTACTTTTGATTGCAGTAGCGATTTCTTCTGCGCTTGACGGCTGTGCCGCCACAGGAAAAGCAAGCACTCAAATTGTTAAAAGTTCGTTTCCGCGCCACGAAACGCTTTATGTCGGAGGATTTCAATGGGACACACCGGGAGATTTTAACCCGCTGTCTATGCGCCCTTCATTTCCTGTTTCGGGTAATATTAACCTTGTTTATGAAACTCTTTTCAGTTTTAATGCGCTGACCAACTCTCTTAGCCCGATTTTGGGAACACGCTACGAGTTTTCAGGGGCTGTTCTGACTGTAGAATTAAACGAAAACGCTCGTTGGAACGACGGAGTGCCGCTCACTGTCGAAGACGTAATTTATACATTTTATCTCCACAAACGATACCCGACCAATTTAAGTTCGCACTGGCGATTTATTGACACCGTTTATACAAGACAGAATTCAATCCGATTCAGAATGAACCGAAACTTCTACAATCCGCTTGTTATGCGGGATATTATCACTTCTACTCAAATTTTGCCGAAACACGTGTTTGAATGGGTTGAAGCGGCGGCGATTATGGACGTAGAAACAAGCGATGCGGAAGTAATTCTTGCCCGCATTCGTCAGAATATGATGAGCAGAAACGTTGTGTCTTCGGGACCGTATAAAATTCATTCTTATGCAGAAAACTTAATAGCCTTGGAAAGAGACGACAATTATTGGGGCAACGAGACTTTGCATAACGGAAGACTTCCCGCGCCGCGATTTATAGTACACCCGACTTACGCCTCAAACGACGACTTTTCCAGAGCATTCGAAGCAGGCTACCTCGATGTGTCGCAGACGTTTTTCGCGCAAAATCGCGCTAATCAAGTAAAGCAAGACATCGACGCCGAAAACGGAATAGGTGCGCTTTATGTTCCGGGAGCGATAACTGCACTTGTAGTGAATTTCGGAGAAGCGTCGGAGCAATTCAGTCCAAACCCTGTTTTACGTTCCGCTGAATTCAGACGAGCTCTCGCTTGGGCAATAAATTACGAAAAAATACGGACTCTCGCACTCGGCGGCAATATTCCCGCAATTTCATCAGGTTTTATTATAAACGAAGGCAATGAAAGTTTATTCTTTAGTGAAGAAGACGTCGAACTTTACAGGATAAATCACAATCTTGATACGGCAAGACAAATTTTAGACGCCGCAGGGTTTACGTTAAGCGAAAACGGCAATTTGTTTGCGCCCGACGGTAAAATCATAGAAAGCATTTCCATAACTTTGCCGCGCGGTTGGACGGATTGGGAGCAGGCGGCTTTAATTATCGTGGAAAATCTGAGAGAAATAGGCGTTCTGGTACAAGTAAATTTAGTAAGAGAACGAGAATATTGGCATAATTTGAGTATGGGATTTTTCGACCTGATTATTTACACGCCTCGTCCCGAACAGAGCGCATCGCTTCCGTGGTCTCGCTTTGACGCAACGCTCAATTCGCAGGACTTGGCGCCGCTGGGTGTTGCTGTGTGGTCAAATCACGGACGTTTTATGAACGAAAGAATTTCGTATTTACTCCGAACAATTCCGCCGATGCGCGACACCTTACAAATGAAAAATGCGTATCGGGAACTAAACAGGCTTTTTATGGCGGAGTTGCCCGTAATACCTATAATGTATCGCCCAAAGCAATTCAAACAGTTTTCGACAGAATATTGGGGAATATCTGAAACAGACGAAACTTCGCGTAGCGCGGCGCTGAATTTAATCACGGCGGGCAATATAAAAGGGCTTTGGGAGATAGCGCCCAAACTCAGATGA
- a CDS encoding hexose kinase, protein MIRAVLYNSAIDVHYKIPKFGEQTDFIGLNSVSFPAGKAINFAKAAKILGEEVEVSGLVGSGDITRFRNFLDDYKIAHDLFEVSGDTRINTTIYEEKSGISYHLNSKNKPILDEEISIFNKKLMEKINVGDFLAFSGSVPEGYDEEIYRKLIEECKIKNAKVALDTRGNPLKYGLSALPFLISPNETEFQFLFGDEVKGLHNIILKGKRLIESGIENVFITLGKDGVVALNKNECFRCLPPEIEEPINSVGCGDAFLAGAVVGFVRGFDFSEVCRMATASGALNTLTHEPCKINRDKVGEVMEKVKIERI, encoded by the coding sequence ATGATCAGAGCAGTTTTATACAATTCGGCGATAGATGTACATTACAAAATTCCGAAATTCGGAGAACAAACGGATTTTATCGGACTTAACAGCGTCTCTTTTCCTGCGGGAAAGGCAATAAATTTTGCAAAAGCGGCAAAAATTCTCGGTGAAGAAGTAGAGGTATCGGGACTTGTCGGAAGCGGTGATATAACAAGATTTCGTAATTTTTTAGACGACTACAAAATAGCACACGACTTGTTTGAGGTATCGGGAGATACAAGAATAAACACTACAATTTACGAAGAAAAAAGCGGAATTTCGTATCATCTTAACAGCAAAAACAAACCGATTTTAGATGAAGAAATATCGATTTTTAACAAAAAATTGATGGAAAAAATTAATGTCGGCGATTTTTTGGCGTTTTCGGGAAGCGTTCCCGAAGGCTACGACGAAGAAATTTACAGAAAACTCATAGAGGAATGTAAAATAAAAAATGCTAAAGTTGCGCTTGACACAAGAGGAAATCCGCTAAAATACGGGCTTTCGGCGTTGCCTTTTTTAATATCGCCCAACGAAACCGAATTTCAATTTTTGTTCGGCGATGAAGTTAAGGGCTTGCACAATATAATACTTAAAGGAAAACGGCTGATAGAAAGCGGAATTGAAAACGTTTTTATTACTTTGGGCAAAGACGGCGTTGTGGCGCTTAACAAAAACGAGTGTTTCAGATGCCTGCCGCCCGAAATCGAAGAGCCGATAAATTCGGTTGGTTGCGGAGACGCGTTTTTGGCAGGAGCGGTCGTAGGATTTGTACGAGGATTTGATTTCAGTGAAGTTTGCAGAATGGCAACCGCAAGCGGCGCGCTGAATACCTTAACCCACGAGCCGTGTAAAATCAACCGAGACAAGGTTGGAGAAGTTATGGAAAAAGTAAAAATCGAAAGGATTTGA
- a CDS encoding MlaD family protein, whose product MSITAAQKFRLGVFVIASSAVIVALLVVGIGVRLTHQTVQFHTEFTSESLSGLTRGMDVRFRGIPIGKVIRISYDPRNLSVVRVDFEVEEDFPMKDDMVIELGMGGITGLRHIEITGGTNEAKLLPPHSLVPSRTSFFGSIAEQAENVLENIEILLSNLNSVVNRDSLNDLFQTFSNINEFTSNLNSASNDFILRLDTITIRVNNMAQTAELILNRFSDDGSLFDILANLDSTMVIIYGLSQNFGLTFAQSREDFGATLSDLRITMENLNELSAMLVENPSIILRGNTQRPRRIK is encoded by the coding sequence TTGAGTATTACAGCCGCACAAAAATTTCGCCTCGGCGTATTCGTTATTGCATCGTCTGCCGTAATCGTCGCTCTGTTGGTCGTCGGTATCGGCGTTCGGCTTACGCATCAGACCGTACAATTCCACACCGAATTTACGAGCGAGTCGCTTTCGGGACTTACCAGAGGAATGGATGTTCGTTTTCGCGGCATACCAATCGGAAAAGTAATTCGCATAAGTTATGACCCTCGCAATTTAAGCGTAGTTCGTGTGGATTTTGAGGTCGAAGAAGATTTTCCTATGAAAGACGATATGGTCATAGAGTTGGGAATGGGAGGAATAACAGGGCTAAGACACATAGAAATTACAGGCGGCACAAACGAAGCAAAGCTTTTGCCTCCGCACTCTCTTGTGCCGTCTCGCACTTCGTTTTTCGGGTCAATTGCCGAGCAGGCGGAAAACGTTCTCGAGAACATAGAAATACTTTTGTCAAACTTAAATTCTGTAGTTAACAGAGACAGCCTGAACGATTTGTTTCAGACTTTCAGTAATATAAACGAATTTACGTCAAACCTAAATTCCGCCAGCAACGATTTTATTTTGCGCCTCGATACCATCACAATAAGGGTAAACAATATGGCGCAAACAGCGGAATTGATACTTAATCGTTTTTCGGATGACGGAAGTTTGTTCGACATTTTGGCAAATCTCGACTCTACTATGGTTATCATTTACGGATTGTCGCAAAATTTCGGCTTAACTTTTGCTCAAAGCCGCGAAGATTTCGGCGCAACACTCAGCGATTTGCGAATAACAATGGAAAACCTGAACGAGCTCTCGGCTATGCTTGTCGAAAATCCGTCGATTATTTTGCGAGGCAACACGCAACGTCCAAGGAGGATAAAATGA
- a CDS encoding PqiC family protein, with amino-acid sequence MKKKTIIISILSALFLLIVIIGCGRPLHRNFYILNYTPDRFEDRRTPAPYPITIRLRPFDIEKAYARPNIVFRENPFRLDFYPDHLWAVRPADMITDLIFRHLEDVRLVDAITRRLDERSPDFELSGTILAIEEFNSGDQWFAHLRISFVMTDFRTGNAVYSRTFSQTRIVPAKNPLSVVMTLSEVMAFIASLLMIDLDNVLYERLVLNVQDD; translated from the coding sequence ATGAAGAAAAAAACTATAATTATTTCGATACTTTCGGCGCTTTTTTTGCTTATTGTTATAATCGGTTGCGGCAGACCGCTTCACAGAAATTTTTACATTCTGAACTACACGCCCGACAGATTTGAAGACAGACGAACGCCTGCACCTTATCCTATAACAATCCGCTTGCGTCCGTTCGATATAGAAAAAGCATACGCTCGCCCAAACATTGTTTTTCGCGAAAACCCTTTCCGTTTGGATTTTTATCCCGACCATTTGTGGGCAGTCCGCCCCGCCGATATGATAACCGACCTGATTTTCAGACACTTGGAAGACGTTCGACTTGTTGACGCAATAACCCGCCGCTTAGACGAACGTTCGCCCGACTTTGAACTTTCGGGAACAATTTTGGCAATAGAAGAGTTTAACAGCGGCGATCAGTGGTTTGCTCATTTAAGGATTTCGTTTGTTATGACTGATTTCAGAACGGGAAATGCCGTGTATTCAAGAACTTTCAGTCAAACCCGCATTGTTCCCGCCAAAAATCCGCTTTCGGTAGTAATGACGCTCTCGGAAGTAATGGCTTTCATCGCCTCGCTTTTAATGATAGACCTCGATAACGTGCTTTACGAGCGGCTTGTTCTAAACGTGCAGGATGATTAA